In the genome of Myxococcus stipitatus, one region contains:
- a CDS encoding vitamin B12-dependent ribonucleotide reductase — MEKELSAKPMVNGKERRGRSKGKAVATGLSVERFFTTLGVDPADELAWEYRSASITGEDGKAVFEQKNIEVPRSWSMLATNVVASKYFRGTPGTPERETSVRKLVARVVDTLTRWGSDGGYFATELDRDAFHAELTHLLLRQKASFNSPVWFNVGVEAQPQCSACFINSVDDSMESILTLARTEGMLFKYGSGTGSNLSTIRGSKELLAGGGTASGPVSFMRGFDAFAGVIKSGGKTRRAAKMVILNADHPDVLDFIRCKANEEKKAWALIEAGYDPSFNGEAYASVYFQNSNNSVRVTDEFMKAVVADGAWQTRTVRDGQPMDTYRARDLFREIAEAAHLCGDPGMQFDTTVNGWHTCSGTARINASNPCSEYMFLDDSACNLASLNLMHFRDIAGDFDVAAFKHAVDVVLLAQEIIVGFSRYPTERIGKNSHDYRPLGLGFANLGALLMASGLPYDSDAGRNYASAITSLMCGEAYAMSARMAEKQGPFAGYAKNAEPMLGVIRKHRKAAYAVPQVGVMAELHAAQKAAWDEALALGEAHGYRNSQVTVLAPTGTIGFMMDCDTTGIEPDIALIKYKKLVGGGMLKLVNQTVPQALEKLGYPQTQAQDIVSALDKADTIEGAPHLRPEHLAVFDCAFKPAKGSRSIHWMGHIQMMEACQPFLSGAISKTVNMPSDSTVEDIEKAYLESWKRGLKAVAVYRDGCKRTQPLNTSKEAVQDTRKVETAAVVEPMVKPEPRAVRRRLPDERRSITHKFSIGGHEGYLTVGMYEDGSPGELFIVMAKEGSVVSGLMDSFATSISLALQYGVPLKVMVDKLSHTRFEPSGFTGNPAIPIAKSITDYIFRWLELKFMPREETEEDAILAPEPSAPAAQPALPAQSASFSRSTTSTRATWLNQADAPPCHTCGAIMVRSGACYKCGNCGATSGCS; from the coding sequence ATGGAGAAGGAGCTGAGTGCGAAGCCCATGGTGAACGGGAAGGAGCGCCGGGGGCGTAGCAAGGGGAAGGCGGTGGCGACGGGGCTGAGCGTGGAGCGCTTCTTCACGACGCTGGGGGTGGACCCCGCGGACGAGCTGGCGTGGGAGTACCGCAGCGCGAGCATCACCGGCGAGGACGGCAAGGCGGTCTTCGAGCAGAAGAACATCGAGGTGCCGCGCTCGTGGTCGATGCTGGCGACGAACGTGGTGGCGTCGAAGTACTTCCGGGGCACGCCGGGGACGCCCGAGCGGGAGACGAGCGTTCGCAAGCTGGTGGCGCGCGTGGTGGACACCCTCACCCGCTGGGGCTCGGACGGCGGCTACTTCGCCACGGAGCTGGACCGCGACGCCTTCCACGCGGAGCTGACGCACCTGTTGTTGCGGCAGAAGGCCTCGTTCAACTCGCCCGTCTGGTTCAACGTGGGCGTGGAGGCGCAGCCGCAGTGCTCGGCGTGCTTCATCAACAGCGTGGATGACTCCATGGAGTCCATCCTCACGCTGGCCCGCACGGAGGGCATGCTCTTCAAGTACGGCAGCGGCACGGGCAGCAACCTGTCCACCATCCGCGGCAGCAAGGAGCTCCTCGCCGGTGGCGGCACCGCCTCCGGGCCCGTGTCGTTCATGCGCGGCTTCGACGCCTTCGCGGGGGTCATTAAGAGCGGAGGCAAGACGCGCCGCGCGGCGAAGATGGTCATCCTCAACGCGGACCATCCGGACGTCCTCGACTTCATCCGGTGCAAGGCGAACGAGGAGAAGAAGGCCTGGGCGCTCATCGAGGCCGGCTATGACCCGTCGTTCAACGGCGAGGCGTACGCGTCGGTGTACTTCCAGAACTCGAACAACTCGGTGCGGGTCACCGACGAGTTCATGAAGGCCGTCGTGGCGGATGGCGCGTGGCAGACGCGCACGGTGCGGGACGGTCAGCCGATGGACACGTATCGGGCGCGGGACCTGTTCCGCGAAATCGCCGAGGCCGCCCACCTGTGCGGCGACCCGGGGATGCAGTTCGACACCACGGTGAACGGCTGGCACACGTGCTCGGGGACGGCGCGCATCAACGCGTCCAATCCGTGCTCGGAGTACATGTTCCTGGATGATTCGGCGTGCAACCTGGCGTCGCTGAACCTGATGCACTTCCGGGACATCGCCGGTGACTTCGACGTGGCGGCCTTCAAGCACGCGGTGGACGTGGTGCTCCTGGCGCAGGAGATCATCGTCGGCTTCTCGCGCTACCCCACCGAGCGCATCGGGAAGAACAGCCACGACTACCGTCCGCTGGGCCTGGGGTTCGCGAACCTGGGCGCGCTGCTGATGGCGTCGGGGCTGCCCTATGACTCGGACGCGGGCCGCAACTACGCGTCCGCCATCACGTCGCTGATGTGCGGCGAGGCGTACGCGATGAGCGCGCGCATGGCGGAGAAGCAGGGCCCGTTCGCGGGCTACGCGAAGAACGCGGAGCCCATGCTGGGTGTCATCCGGAAGCACCGCAAGGCGGCCTATGCCGTGCCTCAGGTCGGGGTGATGGCGGAGCTGCACGCGGCGCAGAAGGCCGCGTGGGACGAAGCGCTGGCCCTGGGCGAGGCCCATGGCTATCGCAACAGCCAGGTGACAGTGCTCGCGCCCACGGGGACCATCGGCTTCATGATGGACTGCGACACCACGGGCATCGAGCCGGACATCGCGCTCATCAAGTACAAGAAGCTGGTGGGCGGCGGGATGCTGAAGCTTGTCAACCAGACGGTGCCGCAGGCGCTGGAGAAGCTGGGCTATCCGCAGACGCAGGCGCAGGACATCGTGAGCGCGCTGGACAAGGCGGACACGATTGAAGGCGCCCCTCACCTGCGGCCCGAGCACCTCGCGGTGTTCGACTGCGCCTTCAAGCCCGCGAAGGGCTCTCGGAGCATCCACTGGATGGGGCACATCCAGATGATGGAGGCGTGCCAGCCGTTCCTGTCCGGCGCCATCTCGAAGACGGTGAACATGCCGTCGGACTCGACGGTGGAGGACATCGAGAAGGCGTATCTCGAGTCCTGGAAGCGGGGCCTCAAGGCGGTCGCCGTGTATCGCGATGGCTGCAAGCGGACGCAGCCGTTGAACACGTCGAAGGAGGCGGTGCAGGACACGCGGAAGGTGGAGACCGCGGCGGTGGTCGAGCCGATGGTGAAGCCGGAGCCTCGCGCGGTGCGGCGGCGCCTGCCGGACGAGCGGCGGTCCATCACGCACAAGTTCTCCATCGGCGGCCACGAGGGCTACCTCACGGTGGGCATGTACGAGGACGGCTCGCCGGGCGAGCTGTTCATCGTCATGGCGAAGGAGGGCTCGGTGGTGAGCGGGCTGATGGACAGCTTCGCGACCAGCATCTCCCTGGCGCTCCAGTACGGCGTGCCGCTGAAGGTGATGGTCGACAAGCTGAGCCACACCCGCTTCGAGCCGAGCGGCTTCACGGGCAACCCCGCCATCCCCATCGCCAAGTCCATCACCGACTACATCTTCCGGTGGCTGGAGCTGAAGTTCATGCCCAGGGAGGAGACCGAAGAGGATGCCATCCTCGCTCCCGAGCCGTCCGCTCCCGCGGCCCAGCCCGCCCTGCCCGCTCAGTCGGCCTCGTTCTCGCGGTCGACGACCAGCACCCGCGCGACGTGGCTGAACCAGGCGGACGCCCCGCCCTGCCACACCTGCGGCGCCATCATGGTGCGCAGCGGCGCTTGCTATAAGTGTGGCAATTGCGGCGCGACCAGCGGCTGTAGCTGA
- a CDS encoding (2Fe-2S) ferredoxin domain-containing protein has translation MPPPFQRHVFVCTNRRPDGHPKGCCATKGADEVRAAFKEELDKRGVKGRMRANAAGCLDTCSFGVSVVVYPEGTWYGGVKVEDVPEIVEQHLMQGRPVERLLMPFSRKEKAEG, from the coding sequence ATGCCACCTCCCTTCCAGCGCCATGTCTTCGTGTGCACCAATCGACGCCCTGACGGGCACCCCAAGGGGTGCTGTGCCACGAAGGGGGCGGACGAAGTGCGAGCCGCCTTCAAGGAAGAGCTCGACAAGCGCGGCGTGAAGGGGCGGATGCGGGCGAATGCGGCCGGGTGTCTCGACACCTGCTCGTTCGGCGTCTCCGTGGTCGTCTACCCGGAGGGCACCTGGTACGGCGGCGTGAAGGTGGAGGACGTCCCCGAAATCGTCGAGCAGCACCTCATGCAGGGCCGCCCCGTGGAGCGGCTCCTGATGCCGTTCTCCCGCAAGGAGAAGGCGGAGGGCTGA
- a CDS encoding lytic polysaccharide monooxygenase has product MRRPLAASLFVLSLLSGSVASAHGSMEIPLSRIYSCFKEGPERPKSAACAAAIQNNGTQQLYDWNGVRQGNANGRHRELIADGMLCSGGSSYFKGMDLARTDWVSTPISPNASNRYDFVFHATAAHATAYFHLYVTRPGYNPALPLKWSDLEATPFCTVNGIVAQNFRYRLSCPFPAGRTGNHVIYAIWQRSDSPEAFYSCSDVRIGGAVAPTSWMELGTLQAREDLPARSKVTLRVFDSAGRDAETHPVLIDSAAKASQWMQQLAQRVNSQSRRVQVGELQTDGNIRPTSSAPTLRIYSRESSDSYQLDIEKPASTP; this is encoded by the coding sequence ATGCGAAGGCCGCTCGCAGCATCCCTGTTCGTGTTGTCGCTGTTGTCCGGAAGCGTCGCCTCGGCGCACGGCTCGATGGAGATTCCGCTCAGCCGCATCTACAGCTGCTTCAAGGAAGGACCGGAGAGACCCAAGTCCGCGGCGTGTGCGGCCGCCATCCAGAACAACGGCACCCAGCAGCTGTACGACTGGAACGGCGTGAGGCAGGGCAACGCCAACGGCCGGCACCGCGAGCTCATCGCGGACGGCATGCTCTGTTCCGGCGGCAGCAGCTACTTCAAGGGCATGGACCTGGCCCGCACGGACTGGGTCTCCACGCCCATCTCGCCGAACGCGAGCAACCGCTACGACTTCGTCTTCCACGCGACGGCCGCCCACGCGACGGCCTACTTCCACCTCTACGTCACCCGGCCCGGCTACAACCCGGCCCTCCCGCTGAAGTGGTCGGACCTGGAGGCCACGCCCTTCTGCACGGTGAATGGCATCGTCGCGCAGAACTTCCGCTACCGCCTGTCCTGCCCGTTCCCCGCGGGCCGCACGGGCAACCACGTCATCTACGCCATCTGGCAGCGCTCCGACAGCCCCGAGGCCTTCTACTCGTGCTCGGACGTGCGCATCGGCGGCGCGGTGGCGCCCACGTCGTGGATGGAGCTGGGCACCCTGCAGGCGCGCGAGGACCTTCCGGCGCGCAGCAAGGTGACGCTGCGGGTGTTCGACAGCGCGGGGCGCGACGCGGAGACCCACCCCGTCCTCATCGACAGCGCGGCGAAGGCGTCGCAGTGGATGCAGCAGCTGGCCCAGCGGGTGAACAGCCAGTCCCGCCGCGTCCAGGTGGGTGAGCTCCAGACCGACGGCAACATCCGTCCGACCTCGAGCGCCCCCACGCTGCGCATCTACTCGCGTGAGTCGAGCGACTCGTACCAGCTCGACATCGAGAAGCCCGCGAGCACGCCCTGA
- a CDS encoding Bax inhibitor-1/YccA family protein, whose product MAWETSGWQTAESASVNSVLVQESKRAFMSRVHGWMFAGLLVTGVMAMFTLNNEALLRTVIEWRLGFFAAQLGAVFALSFLASRLSGPVAAALFLGYSALTGMTFSVLFLIYTAGSIAQAFFLTSGVYGAMAIYGTVTKKDLGSWGTFLFMGLIGVVLAGVVNIFMRSDMMSFVIACASVLVFAGLTAYDTQKLREMHAETGYSNAATVSIVGALTLYLDFINLFLAILRLLGRRR is encoded by the coding sequence ATGGCCTGGGAAACTTCCGGATGGCAGACGGCCGAGAGCGCCTCGGTCAACTCCGTCCTGGTGCAGGAGTCGAAGCGCGCGTTCATGTCGCGCGTGCATGGATGGATGTTCGCGGGGCTGCTCGTCACCGGCGTGATGGCGATGTTCACGCTCAACAACGAGGCCCTGCTGCGGACCGTCATCGAGTGGCGGTTGGGCTTCTTCGCCGCGCAGCTGGGCGCGGTGTTCGCGCTGTCGTTCCTGGCCTCGCGGCTGTCGGGACCGGTGGCCGCGGCGCTGTTCCTGGGCTACTCGGCGCTGACGGGAATGACGTTCTCCGTCCTCTTCCTCATCTACACGGCGGGCAGCATCGCGCAGGCGTTCTTCCTGACGTCGGGTGTCTATGGCGCGATGGCCATCTACGGCACCGTCACGAAGAAGGACCTGGGCTCGTGGGGCACCTTCTTGTTCATGGGCCTCATCGGCGTGGTGCTCGCGGGGGTGGTGAACATCTTCATGCGCAGCGACATGATGTCGTTCGTCATCGCCTGCGCGTCCGTGCTCGTCTTCGCCGGCCTGACGGCGTACGACACGCAGAAGCTCCGCGAGATGCACGCGGAGACGGGCTACAGCAACGCCGCCACGGTGAGCATCGTCGGCGCGCTGACGCTGTACCTGGACTTCATCAACCTGTTCCTCGCCATCCTCCGGCTGCTCGGCCGCCGTCGGTAG
- a CDS encoding MerC domain-containing protein: MSSRWDGVGQVLSALCVVHCVALPAVLGLLPAAAARWLSGEGTHQGLLVFALAGALAAFIPGWRLHRRAAVPMLGIAGLSLLAAGAFLVPEGVGEGWEMGLTLAGGAVMAVAHGRNRALCRDCCECHPREEG, from the coding sequence GTGTCCTCGCGCTGGGATGGGGTGGGGCAGGTGTTGTCGGCGCTGTGTGTCGTCCACTGCGTGGCGCTTCCGGCCGTATTGGGCCTGTTGCCCGCGGCGGCGGCGCGGTGGTTGAGCGGGGAGGGGACACACCAGGGCTTGCTGGTGTTCGCGTTGGCGGGGGCGCTCGCCGCGTTCATCCCCGGGTGGAGGCTGCATCGGCGGGCCGCGGTGCCGATGCTCGGCATCGCGGGACTGTCGCTGCTGGCGGCGGGGGCCTTCCTGGTGCCGGAGGGCGTGGGGGAGGGCTGGGAGATGGGGCTCACCCTGGCGGGCGGCGCGGTGATGGCCGTGGCGCATGGGCGCAACCGGGCCCTGTGTCGCGACTGCTGTGAGTGTCATCCGCGCGAAGAGGGCTGA
- a CDS encoding isochorismatase family protein, translated as MPSFRLTQDQAALLVVDIQERLCGAMDHDVLDRVLARTSAAIEGARVLGLPVIVTEQYPQGLGPTHSLLRLKLGAFKAVEKLEFSAAVPEVLAALGTRKQVLVTGMETHICVFQTVRDLSERGFSPVLLADAVLSRSSEDRRVGLDLCREAGAAVSTVESALFDLLGRAGTPEFKKISAAVR; from the coding sequence ATGCCCTCCTTCCGACTCACGCAAGACCAGGCCGCGCTGCTCGTCGTCGACATCCAGGAGCGTCTGTGCGGAGCCATGGACCATGACGTCCTGGACCGGGTGCTCGCGCGCACCAGCGCGGCCATCGAAGGTGCCCGGGTGCTGGGCCTCCCCGTCATCGTCACGGAGCAGTATCCCCAGGGCCTGGGGCCCACGCACTCGCTCCTGCGCTTGAAGCTGGGGGCCTTCAAGGCCGTGGAGAAGCTGGAGTTCAGCGCCGCGGTGCCGGAGGTGCTGGCGGCGCTGGGGACTCGCAAGCAGGTGCTGGTGACCGGAATGGAGACGCACATCTGCGTCTTCCAGACGGTGAGGGACTTGTCGGAGCGAGGCTTCTCTCCGGTGTTGCTGGCGGACGCGGTGCTGTCGCGCTCGAGCGAGGACCGGAGGGTGGGCCTGGACTTGTGCCGCGAAGCGGGCGCGGCGGTGTCCACGGTGGAGTCGGCGCTGTTCGACCTGCTCGGGCGCGCGGGCACGCCCGAGTTCAAGAAGATCTCCGCGGCGGTGCGCTGA
- a CDS encoding metal ABC transporter permease, translating into MEPALADPSKWQQFLEGFELFRDPLLCALLAGGVLGFLSVYVVLRRMVFVSAAVAQSAGLGVALAFYMGIHLGFAVEPVIGATALALLATLLLMMDPSRLRLTRESLLGLAYALSGGAAVLVGDRIAQESHDIQGILFGTAVLVTPEQLRTVAIASLLVMAIHLWWYRGITFASFDRIGALVQGLPVRLLDGVLMVSIGVMVGVCARALGALPVFAFSTLSAIAALMLDLRLPWTFFVATLAGIISGVGGYMFAYFFDFPVGGSQTVVASLLVAVAMASRMILQWAQRVR; encoded by the coding sequence GTGGAACCAGCACTCGCTGACCCGTCCAAGTGGCAGCAATTCCTCGAAGGGTTCGAGCTGTTCCGGGACCCGCTCCTGTGCGCCCTGCTGGCCGGCGGGGTGCTGGGCTTCCTCAGCGTCTACGTGGTGCTGCGCCGCATGGTGTTCGTCAGCGCCGCGGTGGCGCAGTCCGCCGGCCTGGGCGTGGCGCTCGCCTTCTACATGGGCATCCACCTGGGCTTCGCGGTGGAGCCCGTCATCGGAGCCACCGCGCTGGCGCTCCTGGCCACGCTGCTGCTGATGATGGACCCCTCGCGGCTTCGGCTCACGCGCGAGAGCCTCCTGGGGCTCGCCTATGCGCTGTCCGGGGGCGCGGCCGTGCTGGTGGGCGACCGCATCGCCCAGGAGTCCCATGACATCCAGGGCATCCTCTTCGGCACGGCCGTGCTCGTGACCCCCGAGCAGCTTCGCACCGTCGCCATCGCCAGCCTCCTCGTGATGGCCATCCACCTGTGGTGGTACCGGGGCATCACCTTCGCGAGCTTCGACCGCATCGGCGCGCTGGTGCAGGGGCTGCCCGTGCGGCTGCTCGATGGCGTGCTGATGGTGTCCATCGGCGTCATGGTGGGCGTGTGTGCTCGCGCGTTGGGCGCGCTTCCCGTGTTCGCCTTCTCCACCCTGTCCGCCATCGCCGCGCTGATGCTGGACCTGCGGCTGCCCTGGACTTTCTTCGTGGCCACCCTCGCGGGCATCATCTCCGGCGTGGGGGGCTACATGTTCGCCTACTTCTTCGACTTCCCCGTGGGCGGCTCGCAGACGGTGGTCGCTTCACTGCTGGTGGCGGTGGCCATGGCGTCCCGCATGATTCTGCAGTGGGCCCAGAGAGTCCGCTGA
- a CDS encoding metal ABC transporter ATP-binding protein has protein sequence MKTDEPTGTEATAHSVPPTFKLGEPLLTCTDLVIGYNDKAMLPPINMVIRRGEFVAVVGRNGSGKSTWFKTLLGMIDPVSGSITRGHPEMRSAYVPQTSGIDSLLPLRARELTAWGRLRGWSFLWPFARKVDRDTVEAALETAGAKAIAGRPYRELSEGQKQRTLLARLIATEADMVLLDEPTAAMDAVAERETMQRLCSLARQRGQGVVVVCHDLEVAAEHADVLLFVDRETSAFVVGDARTVFCHPAFRRQYGDEYCHKAPEGPHRGTSTR, from the coding sequence GTGAAGACCGATGAGCCCACAGGGACCGAGGCCACCGCGCACTCGGTGCCCCCCACCTTCAAGCTGGGCGAGCCGCTGCTCACCTGCACCGACCTGGTCATCGGCTACAACGACAAGGCCATGTTGCCGCCCATCAACATGGTCATCCGCCGCGGCGAGTTCGTCGCCGTCGTCGGCCGCAACGGCTCCGGCAAGAGCACCTGGTTCAAGACGCTCCTGGGGATGATCGACCCGGTGTCCGGCAGCATCACCCGGGGCCATCCGGAGATGCGCAGCGCCTATGTCCCGCAGACCTCCGGCATCGACTCGCTCCTGCCGCTGCGGGCGCGGGAGCTGACCGCGTGGGGCCGGCTGCGAGGCTGGAGCTTCCTGTGGCCCTTCGCCCGGAAGGTGGACCGGGACACCGTGGAGGCGGCGCTGGAGACCGCGGGCGCGAAGGCCATCGCGGGAAGGCCCTACCGCGAGCTGTCCGAGGGCCAGAAGCAGCGCACGCTCCTGGCCCGGCTCATCGCCACCGAGGCGGACATGGTGCTGCTGGACGAGCCCACCGCCGCGATGGACGCCGTCGCCGAGCGCGAGACGATGCAGCGGCTGTGTTCGCTCGCGCGCCAGCGGGGCCAGGGCGTCGTGGTGGTGTGCCACGACCTGGAGGTCGCCGCCGAGCACGCGGACGTGCTGCTCTTCGTGGACCGGGAGACGTCCGCCTTCGTCGTGGGCGACGCGCGCACCGTGTTCTGCCACCCCGCCTTCCGCCGCCAGTACGGCGACGAGTACTGCCACAAAGCGCCCGAGGGACCTCATCGTGGAACCAGCACTCGCTGA
- a CDS encoding metal ABC transporter substrate-binding protein, which translates to MRQFRFVAALCAALSLLIAVPARAAVNVVTTLPDLAALTKAVGGDLVQVQSMALGSQDPHRVDAKPSLALALRNADLLISVGLDLEIGWLPNLQTGSRNPRIQVGNAGFLNASQFVRLLEVPATKVDRSEGDVHPGGNPHYLYDPRQAAAVARGIAERLAQLDSKNAGTYRANATRFVTELDAARAGWEQRLAGLKGVPVIAFHRTTPYLADWLGFEPIAFLEPKPGIPPNPSHVAQVLVQSRQRKVRMVLIESYYNDREAKMVANMIPAQLVVLHGGTDFRAGETYIQHINEMVGNLEKALTAGKGG; encoded by the coding sequence ATGCGTCAATTCCGATTCGTCGCGGCCCTGTGCGCCGCGCTCTCCCTGCTCATCGCCGTGCCTGCTCGCGCGGCCGTCAACGTCGTCACCACCCTCCCCGACCTCGCCGCGCTGACCAAGGCGGTGGGCGGAGACCTGGTCCAGGTGCAGTCCATGGCCCTGGGGAGCCAGGACCCGCACCGCGTGGACGCGAAGCCCAGCCTCGCGCTCGCGCTGCGCAACGCCGACCTGCTCATCTCCGTGGGCCTGGACCTGGAGATCGGCTGGCTGCCCAATCTCCAGACCGGCTCGCGCAACCCCCGCATCCAGGTGGGCAATGCGGGCTTCCTCAACGCCTCGCAGTTCGTCCGGCTGTTGGAGGTCCCCGCCACCAAGGTGGACCGCAGCGAAGGCGACGTGCACCCCGGCGGCAATCCCCACTACCTCTATGACCCGCGTCAGGCCGCGGCGGTGGCCCGCGGAATCGCCGAGCGGCTGGCACAGCTCGACTCCAAGAACGCCGGCACCTACCGCGCCAACGCGACCCGGTTCGTCACCGAGCTGGATGCGGCGCGCGCGGGCTGGGAGCAGCGGCTGGCCGGCCTCAAGGGAGTCCCCGTCATCGCGTTCCACCGGACGACGCCGTACCTGGCGGACTGGCTGGGCTTCGAGCCCATCGCGTTCCTCGAGCCCAAGCCGGGCATCCCGCCCAACCCGTCCCACGTGGCCCAGGTCCTGGTGCAGTCGCGCCAGCGCAAGGTCCGCATGGTGCTCATCGAGAGCTACTACAACGACCGCGAAGCCAAGATGGTCGCCAACATGATTCCCGCGCAGCTGGTCGTCCTGCACGGCGGCACCGACTTCCGCGCGGGCGAGACGTACATCCAGCACATCAACGAGATGGTGGGCAACCTGGAGAAGGCCCTCACCGCTGGGAAGGGGGGCTGA
- a CDS encoding zinc-regulated TonB-dependent outer membrane receptor: MSPVSRRPRVALVVASFLVLLSTASASAQESVPSPSPDAGIPEPDAGADAGSAEEAPPGLTPEELAEIEKAFGGDTQSGVPATTSAPPTATPGGGLPLSIPGSGSGTNLLDMSFILDLAAAAFTSKEPLQGGAHDPSRNGFNLQQLELSIGSVVDPYFRFDANIVYSQFGVEIEEAYGTTLALPASLQVRAGQFLTRFGRLNPTHPHAWDFADQPFALSRVFGGEGNRGLGVELSWLTPLPWFVELTGSLTDATGEATARSFLAASNDRVLSPLDLQATGVVKQFFPLTDDLSLMWGLSVATGPNPTGYRNRTDLYGTDVYLRYRPITEASTTLVTFQVETFYRRRQVPKDVLTDFNGYAQAAWRFSQRWAAAARYELGTPARGENGEVAEDPLDPEWTKNRDRISANVSFWPTEFSRLRLQAARDHARWRDEADYSVFLALELVTGAHGAHAF, encoded by the coding sequence GTGTCCCCCGTCTCACGTCGTCCGCGCGTCGCGCTGGTCGTCGCATCCTTCCTGGTCCTGTTGTCCACGGCCTCCGCCTCGGCGCAGGAATCCGTCCCCTCACCCTCGCCCGATGCCGGCATCCCGGAACCCGATGCGGGCGCCGATGCGGGCTCGGCTGAAGAAGCGCCCCCCGGCCTCACCCCCGAAGAGCTGGCCGAAATCGAGAAGGCCTTCGGTGGCGACACCCAATCGGGTGTCCCCGCCACCACGTCCGCGCCGCCCACCGCCACTCCAGGTGGAGGGCTCCCGCTGTCCATTCCCGGGTCCGGCAGCGGCACCAACCTCCTGGACATGAGCTTCATCCTGGACCTCGCCGCCGCGGCGTTCACGTCCAAGGAGCCCCTGCAGGGCGGCGCCCATGACCCGTCCCGCAACGGCTTCAACCTGCAGCAGCTGGAGCTGTCCATCGGCTCGGTGGTGGACCCCTACTTCCGCTTCGACGCGAACATCGTCTACAGCCAGTTCGGCGTCGAAATCGAGGAGGCCTACGGCACCACGCTGGCCCTGCCCGCGAGCCTCCAGGTCCGCGCGGGCCAGTTCCTCACCCGCTTCGGCCGACTGAATCCGACCCACCCACACGCGTGGGACTTCGCGGACCAGCCCTTCGCGCTCAGCCGCGTGTTCGGCGGCGAGGGCAACCGCGGCCTGGGCGTGGAGCTCTCGTGGCTCACGCCGCTGCCCTGGTTCGTGGAGCTCACCGGAAGCCTCACCGATGCCACGGGCGAGGCCACCGCCCGCAGCTTCCTGGCCGCGTCGAATGACCGCGTCCTGTCCCCGCTGGACCTCCAGGCCACGGGAGTGGTGAAGCAGTTCTTCCCGCTGACGGATGACCTGTCACTGATGTGGGGCCTGTCCGTCGCGACGGGGCCCAACCCCACCGGCTACCGCAACCGCACGGACCTCTACGGCACCGACGTGTACCTGCGCTACCGGCCCATCACCGAGGCCAGCACCACGCTCGTCACCTTCCAGGTGGAGACCTTCTACCGCCGCCGGCAGGTGCCCAAGGACGTGCTGACGGACTTCAATGGCTACGCCCAGGCCGCGTGGCGCTTCTCCCAGCGCTGGGCCGCCGCCGCGCGCTACGAGCTCGGCACACCGGCGCGCGGAGAGAACGGCGAGGTCGCCGAGGATCCGCTGGACCCGGAGTGGACGAAGAACCGCGACCGCATCTCCGCCAACGTGTCCTTCTGGCCCACCGAGTTCTCACGGCTGCGGCTGCAAGCGGCCAGAGACCACGCGCGGTGGAGGGACGAGGCGGACTACTCGGTGTTCCTCGCCCTCGAGCTGGTGACCGGCGCCCACGGCGCCCATGCGTTCTGA
- a CDS encoding Rieske (2Fe-2S) protein has product MDEGQPDGRFIPVARLDALDARGRTVVHVGTVRVLLVRVDGRLHALEDTCPHRGGSLSEGDLDGHLLHCPLHAWPFDVRTGHCPWRAEARIRIYDVSVRGEEILIAASDSVAAR; this is encoded by the coding sequence ATGGATGAAGGACAACCAGACGGGCGATTCATTCCGGTGGCTCGGCTCGATGCGTTGGACGCGCGAGGTCGGACGGTGGTCCACGTGGGCACGGTCCGGGTGCTGCTCGTCCGCGTGGACGGGCGGCTGCATGCCCTGGAAGACACGTGTCCCCACCGAGGCGGCTCGTTGTCCGAGGGCGACCTGGACGGGCACCTGCTGCATTGCCCGCTGCACGCGTGGCCCTTCGATGTGCGCACGGGGCACTGCCCTTGGCGGGCCGAGGCCCGCATCCGCATCTACGACGTGAGTGTGCGAGGTGAGGAGATCCTCATCGCCGCATCGGATAGCGTGGCTGCCCGTTGA